Proteins from a single region of Gossypium arboreum isolate Shixiya-1 chromosome 1, ASM2569848v2, whole genome shotgun sequence:
- the LOC108481555 gene encoding uncharacterized protein LOC108481555 — protein MTPYEALYSRKCCTSFCWIELGKRRVLGPKLVSEIKDKVTLIWDHLKAVSNRQKSYTDLKRRDIKYSVGDYVFLKLELPSELNRIHDVFYVSMLRRYRSASSHIVSIEEIKVKSNLMFEEESVHILDQNVKVLKRKSIPLIKVLWWNHDIEEAT, from the exons atgacaccttacgaggctctgtatagTCGTAAGTGTTGTACTTCGTTCTGTTGGATTGAGTTGGGCAAGCGACGGGTTTTGGGTCCTAAGTTGGTTTCTGAGATTAAAGATAAAGTTACACTGATTTGGGACCATCTTAAGGCGGTTTCAAATAGACAGAAATCATATACAGATCTAAAAAGGAGGGACATCAAGTATTCTGTGGGTGATtatgtgtttcttaag ttagagttaccttcAGAGTTGAACCGCATTCATGATGTGTTTTATGTctccatgttgaggcggtatcggtCTGCCTCGTCTCATATTGTTTCTATTGAGGAGATTAAGGTTAAATCAAATTTGATGTTTGAGGAGGAGTCAGTTCATATTCTAGATCAAAATGTAAAGGTCTTGAAGAGAAAATCTATTCCATTAATTAAGGTTCTATGGTGGAATCATGACATTGAGGAAGCCACATGA